In Janibacter alkaliphilus, the following proteins share a genomic window:
- a CDS encoding LysR family transcriptional regulator, producing MIDAAGLRVMRAIAEEGSFTAAALALGYSQPAVSQMVKRLEQRTGTVLVEKVGRSVRLTEAGAVLARHAEPVLQALDAAEEEVAAIAGLRSGRVRLMAFPSSSVTLVPRALAKVRERYPDVAVTFTEAEPPESLAALRAGECDLAVAFSYEGGALERSGDLEGLEVRPLLHEQVQVALPVDHPLAEQEVVSMTDLTDEDWIAGCPRCRGHLLQLAHDAGFAPRVAFETEDYVAVQGFVAAGLGVALIPDLIRAATRNDDVVIRPLAPQSHRHIHVVTTEDLAKVPTVAATLDALCEVARAAAGVPA from the coding sequence ATGATCGACGCCGCAGGGCTGCGCGTGATGCGGGCCATCGCCGAGGAGGGCAGCTTCACCGCGGCCGCGCTGGCGCTCGGCTACTCCCAGCCCGCGGTCTCGCAGATGGTCAAGCGGTTGGAGCAGCGCACCGGGACCGTGCTCGTGGAGAAGGTGGGCCGCAGCGTGCGGCTCACCGAGGCCGGCGCCGTGCTCGCCCGGCATGCCGAGCCGGTGCTGCAGGCCCTCGACGCCGCCGAGGAGGAGGTCGCCGCGATCGCCGGGCTGCGCTCGGGCCGGGTGCGGCTGATGGCCTTCCCCTCCTCGTCGGTGACCCTCGTGCCGCGCGCGCTGGCGAAGGTGCGCGAGCGCTACCCGGACGTCGCCGTCACCTTCACCGAGGCCGAGCCCCCGGAGTCGCTGGCGGCGCTGCGGGCCGGCGAGTGCGACCTGGCGGTGGCCTTCTCCTACGAGGGCGGCGCGCTGGAGCGCTCCGGAGACCTCGAGGGGCTGGAGGTGCGGCCGCTGCTGCACGAGCAGGTGCAGGTGGCGCTGCCGGTGGACCACCCGCTCGCCGAGCAGGAGGTGGTCTCGATGACCGACCTCACCGACGAGGACTGGATCGCCGGCTGCCCGCGCTGCCGCGGCCACCTGCTGCAGCTCGCCCACGACGCCGGCTTCGCGCCGCGGGTCGCCTTCGAGACCGAGGACTACGTGGCGGTGCAGGGTTTCGTCGCCGCCGGCCTCGGGGTGGCCCTCATCCCGGACCTCATCCGGGCGGCGACCCGCAACGACGACGTCGTCATCCGCCCGCTCGCCCCGCAGAGCCACCGGCACATCCACGTGGTGACCACCGAGGACCTGGCGAAAGTACCGACGGTGGCGGCGACTCTGGACGCGCTGTGCGAGGTCGCCCGGGCCGCGGCCGGCGTCCCCGCCTGA
- a CDS encoding ComEA family DNA-binding protein: MDGSGQHDSGSGRHGQDQRDRVRALLDDERGPLLRAPSSLREGRYAVGGRAARGVAIVVVLALLVLGGRYLLAAHASESAAAPTDGGEAVATTGDRSAFADASEGAAASPGGAASPGGAAASGPASAAPTAAPTAGAVPSGQVTVHVVGQVRSPGLVTLASGSRVGDALEEAGGASSGADTGALNLARVLVDGEQVHVPKPGETPTPAAGAPTAGAAPTGAATPGAGASGPGADGAMVNINTADLTTLETLPGIGPVLAQAIIDWREEHGGFTAVEELNEVSGIGEKTFADLSGQVTV; encoded by the coding sequence ATGGACGGATCGGGACAGCACGACAGCGGCTCCGGGCGGCACGGCCAGGACCAGCGCGACCGGGTGCGGGCGCTGCTCGACGACGAGCGGGGCCCGCTGCTGCGCGCGCCCAGCTCGCTGCGCGAGGGTCGCTACGCCGTGGGTGGTCGCGCCGCCCGCGGGGTGGCGATCGTCGTCGTGCTCGCGCTGCTCGTCCTGGGCGGCCGCTATCTGCTCGCTGCTCACGCCTCGGAGTCGGCCGCCGCCCCCACGGATGGGGGCGAGGCGGTGGCGACGACCGGTGACCGGTCCGCCTTCGCCGACGCATCAGAGGGTGCCGCGGCGTCACCGGGCGGGGCGGCGTCACCGGGCGGGGCGGCGGCCTCGGGGCCGGCCTCGGCGGCACCGACCGCGGCGCCGACCGCGGGGGCCGTGCCCTCGGGTCAGGTGACGGTGCACGTCGTCGGCCAGGTGCGCTCGCCCGGCCTGGTCACCCTCGCCTCCGGTTCGCGGGTCGGCGACGCGCTGGAGGAGGCCGGCGGGGCGAGCAGCGGCGCTGACACCGGCGCGCTGAACCTCGCCCGCGTGCTCGTCGACGGAGAGCAGGTGCACGTGCCGAAGCCGGGGGAGACCCCGACCCCGGCCGCGGGGGCCCCGACGGCGGGTGCGGCACCGACGGGTGCGGCCACGCCTGGTGCGGGTGCGAGCGGTCCGGGTGCCGACGGAGCGATGGTGAACATCAACACCGCCGACCTGACCACCCTGGAGACGCTGCCGGGGATCGGGCCGGTGCTGGCCCAGGCGATCATCGACTGGCGTGAGGAGCACGGCGGCTTCACCGCGGTCGAGGAGCTCAACGAGGTCAGCGGCATCGGGGAGAAGACCTTCGCCGACCTCTCCGGGCAGGTCACGGTGTGA
- a CDS encoding DNA internalization-related competence protein ComEC/Rec2: MSGAAVAGAVTSAADREGDRRQLDLRLLVPALLAWAIGAWALGWPIRTRLVVAAVAALLGLLLVLGTVHRARHAGGGWRSRASRGRPLLALTLLALALVLGASSGHDAARRAGPVPALADERASVTAEAVVLTEPVRVRSGFGGEPRVRLRVRLEQVTARGETTPVRAPVLLMAPGEWAQVGWHDRVRLSGRLAAAERGDEVVAHLSPRGPPEEVGDRSPVRAVAEHMRTELRGAVEPLPADAQGLLPALVIGDTSQTPAELSDDMLLVGMSHLSAVSGSNVAVVLAAVIGLTRLVALPRRWRPWAAGAALAFFVVLARPEPSVLRAATMGAIGLLGLSASRRGSGPAALCAAILLLLSLDPWLARSYGFALSTLATLGLLLLAGPWSRAINAHLPRRLHVIGPAVAIPLAAQLVCAPVVVLLQGTVSVVAVLANLLAAPLVAPATIAGVLAAVVAVVHTAPATLIAWCGAPFALGIAAIARLAADAPGGGAIGWPDGPPGAVLLAALTTLGVLGGPWLLARARASPVVAGCCVAVLGVGVLPERTFTWPPPDWRLVACDVGQGDALVLASGPGRAVLVDAGPEPELVDGCLDRLDVTRLDAIVLTHLHADHVDGLAGALDGRRADRLLLGPVDDPPEQAHEVHRLADAAGVPVTRVVAGDTVELGQVRAEVWWPARRISEGSASNNGSVVLRADVGGLDTLLLGDVEREAGRAMLLASRRQAWMQRDGPDVLKMPHHGSANLDEDFLDSVAAPTAIISVGADNTYGHPSPSALTWLAEHGTRTLRTDTDGDVAVRADRSVLTAR, translated from the coding sequence GTGAGCGGCGCGGCGGTCGCGGGCGCCGTGACCTCGGCCGCCGACCGGGAAGGGGACCGCCGCCAGCTCGACCTGCGACTGCTCGTGCCGGCGCTGCTCGCCTGGGCGATCGGTGCCTGGGCGCTGGGCTGGCCCATCCGGACCCGGCTGGTCGTCGCCGCCGTCGCCGCGCTCCTCGGGCTGCTGCTCGTCCTCGGCACCGTGCACCGGGCCCGGCACGCGGGTGGCGGCTGGCGGTCGCGGGCAAGTCGCGGGCGTCCGTTGCTCGCCCTGACCCTGCTCGCGCTCGCTCTGGTCCTCGGTGCCTCGTCCGGGCACGATGCCGCCCGTCGCGCCGGACCGGTGCCGGCGCTGGCCGACGAGCGGGCCAGCGTCACCGCAGAGGCGGTGGTGCTCACCGAGCCGGTCCGGGTCCGCTCCGGCTTCGGCGGGGAGCCCCGGGTGCGGCTGCGGGTACGGCTGGAGCAGGTCACCGCCCGCGGCGAGACCACCCCGGTCCGCGCACCGGTGCTGCTCATGGCGCCGGGGGAGTGGGCGCAGGTCGGCTGGCACGACCGGGTCCGGCTCAGCGGGCGGCTGGCCGCCGCCGAGCGCGGCGACGAGGTCGTCGCCCACCTGAGCCCGCGAGGGCCGCCCGAAGAGGTGGGCGACCGCTCGCCGGTGCGGGCGGTCGCCGAGCACATGCGCACCGAGCTGCGAGGCGCCGTCGAGCCGCTGCCCGCCGACGCCCAAGGACTGCTGCCGGCGCTGGTCATCGGGGACACCTCGCAGACCCCGGCGGAGCTCAGCGACGACATGCTGCTGGTCGGTATGAGCCACCTGTCCGCCGTCTCGGGCAGCAACGTCGCGGTGGTGCTGGCCGCGGTCATCGGTCTCACCCGGCTGGTCGCGCTGCCTCGGCGGTGGCGACCGTGGGCGGCCGGTGCGGCGCTCGCCTTCTTCGTCGTGCTCGCCCGGCCCGAGCCGAGCGTGCTGCGCGCGGCCACGATGGGCGCCATCGGGCTGCTCGGGCTGAGCGCCTCCCGCCGCGGCTCGGGCCCCGCGGCGCTGTGCGCGGCGATCCTGCTGCTGCTCAGCCTCGACCCCTGGCTGGCGCGCTCCTACGGCTTCGCCCTCTCCACGCTGGCCACCCTCGGGCTGCTGCTGCTCGCCGGGCCGTGGTCCCGGGCGATCAACGCCCACCTGCCGCGACGGCTGCACGTCATCGGCCCGGCGGTCGCCATCCCGCTGGCCGCACAGCTCGTCTGCGCGCCGGTCGTCGTGCTGCTGCAGGGCACCGTGAGCGTCGTCGCCGTGCTGGCCAACCTGCTGGCCGCCCCGCTCGTCGCGCCGGCGACCATCGCCGGGGTGCTCGCCGCGGTGGTGGCCGTCGTGCACACCGCGCCGGCGACGCTCATCGCCTGGTGCGGGGCTCCCTTCGCCCTCGGCATCGCCGCGATCGCCAGGCTCGCGGCCGACGCCCCTGGTGGTGGGGCGATCGGCTGGCCGGACGGGCCCCCCGGTGCGGTGCTGCTGGCGGCGCTGACCACGCTCGGGGTGCTCGGTGGGCCGTGGCTGCTCGCCCGTGCCCGAGCCAGCCCTGTCGTGGCCGGCTGCTGCGTCGCCGTCCTCGGGGTCGGGGTGCTGCCCGAGCGCACCTTCACCTGGCCGCCACCGGACTGGCGGCTCGTCGCCTGCGACGTCGGCCAGGGCGACGCGCTGGTGCTCGCCAGCGGGCCCGGTCGCGCGGTGCTCGTCGACGCCGGACCCGAGCCCGAGCTCGTCGACGGCTGCCTGGACCGGCTCGACGTCACCCGGCTCGACGCGATCGTGCTCACCCACCTGCACGCCGATCACGTCGACGGTCTCGCCGGGGCGCTCGACGGCCGCCGCGCCGACCGGCTCCTGCTCGGACCCGTGGACGACCCGCCCGAGCAGGCGCATGAGGTGCACCGCCTGGCCGATGCGGCCGGCGTACCGGTGACCCGGGTCGTCGCTGGTGACACGGTCGAGCTCGGCCAGGTGCGCGCCGAGGTGTGGTGGCCGGCGCGGAGGATCAGCGAGGGCTCCGCCTCCAACAACGGCAGCGTCGTGCTGCGCGCCGACGTCGGCGGCCTGGACACCCTGCTCCTCGGCGACGTCGAGCGGGAGGCGGGCCGGGCGATGCTGCTGGCCTCCCGCCGCCAGGCGTGGATGCAGCGCGACGGCCCGGACGTGCTGAAGATGCCGCACCACGGCTCGGCGAACCTCGACGAGGACTTCCTCGACAGCGTCGCCGCGCCCACCGCGATCATCAGCGTCGGCGCGGACAACACCTACGGCCACCCGTCGCCGAGCGCCCTGACCTGGCTCGCCGAGCACGGCACCCGCACCCTGCGCACCGACACCGACGGGGACGTCGCCGTGCGGGCAGACCGCTCGGTGCTCACCGCCCGGTGA
- a CDS encoding NAD-dependent protein deacetylase, producing MSALPSTAADAVPDAALADQLDAAAAVLAERPALVLTGAGMSTDSGIPDYRGPDGTRRVTPMHLSEFVASSQARQRYWARSYVGWQRFSAARPNDGHRQVTALQRLGAIGSLITQNVDGLHQAAGTTDVIDLHGRLSRVVCMSCGDLSARTDLDARMRALNPGYEVDSDEIRPDGDIRLDEVDVERFVPPTCLVCGSDMLRPDVVFFGGAVPKPLVQECFALTDAAPALLVLGSSLQVMSGLRFVRRAAARGIPVVILTRGPTRGDELATLRIDTELAPALAGLVERLG from the coding sequence ATGTCCGCACTGCCCTCGACCGCCGCCGACGCCGTGCCGGATGCTGCGCTCGCCGACCAGCTCGACGCCGCGGCGGCGGTGCTGGCCGAGCGCCCCGCGCTGGTGCTCACCGGGGCGGGGATGAGCACCGACTCCGGGATCCCGGACTACCGCGGCCCGGACGGAACCCGCCGGGTGACGCCGATGCACCTGTCCGAGTTCGTCGCCAGCAGCCAGGCGCGGCAGCGCTACTGGGCGCGCAGCTACGTCGGCTGGCAGCGCTTCTCCGCGGCCCGGCCCAACGACGGGCACCGTCAGGTCACCGCGCTGCAGCGGCTCGGCGCGATCGGCTCGCTGATCACCCAGAACGTCGACGGCCTGCACCAGGCCGCCGGCACCACCGACGTCATCGACCTGCACGGCCGCCTGTCCCGGGTGGTGTGCATGAGCTGCGGCGACCTCAGCGCCCGCACGGACCTGGACGCCCGGATGCGGGCGCTCAACCCCGGCTACGAGGTGGACAGCGACGAGATCCGGCCGGACGGCGACATCCGCCTCGACGAGGTCGACGTCGAGCGCTTCGTGCCGCCGACCTGCCTGGTCTGCGGGTCGGACATGCTGCGCCCGGACGTCGTCTTCTTCGGCGGGGCGGTCCCCAAGCCGCTGGTGCAGGAGTGCTTCGCGCTCACCGACGCCGCACCGGCGCTGCTCGTGCTCGGGTCCTCGCTGCAGGTGATGTCCGGGCTGCGCTTCGTCCGCCGCGCCGCGGCCCGGGGGATCCCGGTGGTGATCCTCACCCGGGGGCCGACCCGCGGGGACGAGCTGGCCACGCTGCGGATCGACACGGAGCTGGCGCCGGCCCTGGCCGGGCTCGTCGAGCGCCTCGGCTGA
- a CDS encoding glutaredoxin family protein produces MTRWLPPVAILVGTGLLVGRSVADGQPGFIMLALAGLALAWWVSPLNGMLGPKHAAVTADPAAHRVVVYWRPGCVYCLRLRGALGKYRSQATWVSIWADADAAAYVRSVNDGDEVVPTVVIDGQVHTNPDPEIVRAAVGAPAR; encoded by the coding sequence ATGACGCGTTGGCTCCCGCCGGTGGCGATCCTCGTCGGCACCGGCCTGCTGGTGGGCCGGTCGGTGGCCGACGGCCAGCCCGGCTTCATCATGCTCGCCCTGGCCGGTCTGGCGCTCGCCTGGTGGGTCTCCCCGCTCAACGGCATGCTCGGCCCGAAGCACGCGGCGGTGACCGCGGACCCGGCGGCGCACCGGGTGGTCGTCTACTGGCGGCCCGGGTGCGTCTACTGCCTGCGTCTGCGCGGGGCGCTGGGGAAGTACCGCTCGCAGGCCACCTGGGTGAGCATCTGGGCGGACGCGGACGCGGCCGCCTACGTCCGCTCGGTCAACGACGGCGACGAGGTCGTGCCGACCGTGGTCATCGACGGGCAGGTGCACACCAACCCGGACCCCGAGATCGTCCGCGCGGCGGTCGGTGCTCCCGCCCGCTGA